TTCAAGCTCCTGGCGGCGATCGGCGCCTGGCTAGGCTGGCAGATGCTGCCCCTGACCATCCTGCTCTCTTCCGTCGTCGGCGCGGTGGTCGGCATCGGCCTGATCGTGTTCTCGCGGCACGACCGGAACCAACCGATTCCGTTCGGCCCTTATCTGGCCGCAGCGGGGCTCATTGCGCTGTTTTTCGGACAGACGCTCACCGAGCAGTACCTGCAGCACCTTTAATTCCGCAAAAGCGCTCCAAACTCCTCATTTGCAAGGGGCGTCGGCTTTCGCGCGTATCGCCGATGCGCTAGACTTATGCGCTTGATTTTTGGAGCTTGTCATGCCTATCTACGCTTATCGCTGTGCCGATTGCGGCTTTGAAAAAGAGCATCTGCAAAAGATGAGTGATGCGCCGCTGACCGACTGCCCGTCCTGCGGCAAACCGACCTACGCGAAACAGCTCACCGCAGCCGGCTTCCAGCTCAAGGGGTCGGGCTGGTACGCCACCGATTTCAAAGGCGGAACCAGCACGGCCGCCGCTTCCAAGCCGGCGGCCGAAAGCGACAGCGGCGGCGCCTGTGGCGGCAACTGCGCCTGCCACTGAGCGCTGAATGAAAAAATACTTCATCACCGGGCTGCTGATCTGGATCCCGCTGGTCATCACCTTCATGGTGCTGGCCTGGATCGTCGGCACCCTCGATCGCATCCTGTTGTGGATCCCGGAGGCGTGGCAGCCACGCGCCGTGCTGGGCGTCAACATCCCGGGCGCAGGCGTGGCGATCACCCTGCTGATCGTGTTGGTCACCGGCCTGATCGGTGCCAACGTGCTGGGCCAGCGCATCGTGCAGCTGTGGGAAGCGATCCTGGCACGCATCCCGGTGGTGAAGTCGATTTACTACGGCGTCAAGCAGGTCTCAGACACGCTTTTCTCGAGCTCCAGCCAGGCCTTCCGCAAGGCGCTGCTGGTGCAATACCCGCGCCAGGGCAGCTGGACGATCGCCTTCCTGACGGGGCGGCCGGGCGGTGACGCGGCGCGTCATCTGCCCGGGGATTTCGTCAGCATCTACGTGCCGACCACGCCCAACCCCACCTCGGGGTTCTTCCTGATGGTCCCGCGCGCGGACGTGATCGAACTGGACATGAGCGTCGACGAAGCGCTCAAGTACATCATTTCCATGGGCGTCGTCGCCCCGGGCAAACGCACCAGCGTCGCGCCCGTGGCCATGCCGGCGCCCGCCGAATAGGCAACTGGCAACCGATCGGTTGCCCCGATATCAAGACGGAAACAGGACTCATGCGAACTCACTACTGCGGCCATGTGACGGCTGCCGACCTCGACCAGATGGTGACCCTCTGCGGCTGGGTGCACCGCCGACGCGACCATGGCGGCGTGATCTTCGTCGACCTGCGCGACCGGGAAGGCCTGGTACAGGTCGTGTGCGACCCGGACCGCCCCGAGATGTTCGCCACCGCCGAATCGGTGCGCAACGAATTCGTCCTCAAGATCACCGGCAAGGTGCGGCGGCGCCCCGCCGGTACCGAGAACACCAGCCTCACCTCCGGAGAGATCGAGGTGTTGTGCCACCAGATCGAGGTGCTGAACCCCTCCGTGACCCCGCCGTTCCAGCTCGACGACGAGAACCTCTCGGAGACCACGCGCCTGTCCCACCGGGTCATCGACCTGCGTCGTCCGCACATGCAGCGCAACCTGATGCTGCGCTACAAGGTCAGCATGGCCTTCCGTCGCTTCCTCGACGCCAACGGCTTCGTCGACGTGGAAACGCCGATGCTCACCAAGAGCACCCCCGAAGGCGCCCGAGATTACCTGGTGCCCTCGCGCGTCCACCCGGGGCAGTTCTTCGCCTTGCCCCAGTCGCCGCAGCTGTTCAAGCAATTGCTGATGGTGGCCGGCTTCGACCGCTACTACCAGATCACCAAGTGCTTCCGCGATGAAGACCTGCGTGCCGACCGCCAGCCGGAATTCACCCAGGTCGATATCGAGACCTCCTTCATGGGCGAAGACGCCATCATGCAGCTGATGGAATCGCTCATCCGCACTGTCTTCGCCGAAGCGCTGGAGGTTCAGCTGCCCGACCCGTTCCCGCGCATGCCCTACGCCGAAGCCATGGCGCGCTTCGGCTCCGACAAGCCCGACCTGCGGGTCACGCTGGAATTCACCGAACTGACCGACGTGATGCGGGACGTAGCCTTCAAGGTGTTTTCCGGCCCGGCCACCAGCGGTGGTCGGGTTGCCGGCCTGCTCATCCCGGGCGGTGGCGAGCTGTCGCGCGGCGAGATCGACGAGTACACCAAGTTCGTCGGCATCTACGGCGCCAAGGGGCTGGCATGGATCAAGTTCAACGACGTGGCCAAGGGCCGCGACGGCATGCAGTCGCCCATCGTCAAGAACCTCTCCGACGAAGCCCTGGCGGCCATCGTCGAGCGCTCGGGTGCCAAGGACGGCGACCTGATGTTCTTCGGCGCCGACAGCGCCAAGGTGGTCAACGACGCCCTCGGCGCGCTGCGCGTCAAGATCGGACATGAAAAGGGCCACATGAACGGAGCCGACTGGATGCCGGTGTGGGTCACCGACTTCCCGATGTTCGAGTATGACGAGGACGACAAGCGGTGGACGGCCTGCCATCACCCGTTCACCTCGCCCAAGGACGAGCATGTGGACCTGCTCGAATCCGATCCGGGCAAGTGCCTGGCCAAGGCCTACGACATCGCCCTCAACGGCTGGGAAATCGGCGGCGGCTCGGTGCGTATCCACCGCGCCGACGTTCAGGAAAAGGTGTTCCGCGCCCTCAACATCGACGCCGAAGAGGCACAGCTGAAGTTCGGCTTCCTGCTCGATGCGCTCAAGTACGGCGCACCGCCCCACGGCGGTCTCGCCTTCGGCCTCGACCGTGTGGTCACCCTCATGACCGGCGCCGATTCGATTCGCGACGTCATCGCCTTCCCCAAGACCCAGCGCGCCCAGTGCCTGCTGACCGACGCCCCGGGCGAAGTGGACGACAACCAGCTGCGCGATCTGCACATCCGCCTGCGCAAGAAGGTAGAGACAGCGGTCGAAGTCGAGAAGGACTGAGGAAAAAGGCGGCGCGAGCCGCCTTTTTCTTGGCTGCCCGATTCAAGATTGGGCCGTGCCCGGCCGAAAAAGGATCTAATGCCCCTGGCGATCCACACTGAATGGCCGACCTGTCCTCCATCTCCGCGCTGCTGATCGAAGCCCACCCCAACATGCGTACGCAGCTGCGTAACATGCTTGCGGAGGTGGGCATTCAGAAGATCCAGATGGCCGTTTCCGCCGGCGCCGCGGTGCGCAAGCTGCGCGAGATGAGCTTCGACCTCATCTTGTGCGAGTACCACATCGGTGACGGTCAGGACGGCCAGCACCTGCTCGAGGATCTGCGTCACAACCACATCATCCCGCTGCGCACGCTGTTCATCATGGTCACGGGCGAGCGCCAGTACGAAAAAGTCGTCTCGGCCGCAGAACTGGCACCGAACGACTACCTGCTCAAGCCCTTCGCCGCCGACGCCTTGTTCACGCGGATCTCTCGCGCAGTGGTCAAGCGCGCCGCGTTCCTGCCCATCTACAAGCTCATCGAGGCGGACGACACCCCCGCGGCCATCGCTGCCTGCATCGAGGCCGAAGCCACCCACCCCCAGTACCAGATCGACTTCATGCGTCTGCGCGCCGAGCTGCATGTGGCCGCCGGAGAAGCCGACGAAGCGGAGGCACTGTACACCCAGGTACTGGAGCTGCGCGCCGTGCCCTGGGCGCGGCTGGGCCTGGCCAAGGCCTTGTACATGAAGCAGCGTTTCGCCCAGGCGGAGGAACTGCTGACCGAACTGGTCGAAGAAAACGAGCACTTCATCGACGCCTACGACTGGCTCGCGCGCACCCGTGAAGCCGCCGGTGAGCTGGAACAGGCCCGCGATGTCCTGCTGCAGGCCCGGGCCGTGTCGCCGCACCGCCTGAGCCGCCTGCGCCGCCTCGGCGGCATCGCCCTCGACATGGGCGACGCCACGACCGCCGAATCGGTGCTCGCCGAAGTGGTTCGCAAGGGCAAGTATTCCGATTTCCGCGACCCGGAGGACCACGTCTGGCTGGTACAGGCCCAGATCGGCACCGGCAATCTCGAAGCGGCCGCCGCCACCTTGCGGGATCTGGACAAGTCCATGGGCAGTACCGAGGGCGGACGCATGTGTACCGCATTGTCCTCGGCCATGCTGCACACCCAGGTGGGCGACGCCGACAAGGCACGCGCGGCCATCGAGGTGGCGCTGGGCGAGTCCCGCCGCCTGGGCAAGGTCTCCCTCGGGCTCAAGCAGGAACTGGCGCGCGCCTGTTTCGACAATGGTCTGGAAGATGCCGGCAAGGACGTGGTGCTCGACATCATGCGCACCGCGGAAAACCCGCGCGCGGTGGACAAGACCCAGCAAATGCTCAAGTCCCGCGGACATGCGGAACTCGCGCAGAGCCTGCAAAAACAGGTTCACGACGAGGTGCGCAGCCTGGTGGCGACCGGTGCCGAAAAAGCCAAGGCGGGCGACTTCGACGGTGCGGTCGAGGAGATGCTCAACGCGGTCAACAAGATGCCGAACAACACCCATGTGCTGTTCAATGCCGCCCTCGCCCTGCTGCGTCACATCGAGAACTGCGGCTGGAACGAAAAATTCTCTGCCCAGGCCCGCTCCCTGATCGAACGCGTCCGGCGTCTCGACCCCGCCAATGCGCGGCTGCCTGCGCTGATCGACCTGCATCGCAAGCTGCAGGTCAAGTTCGGTATCGGGGGCGTTCACGTCTGAGCGACGCTTGATACACTGGGCATCCGACCGCTTCGGGTGCGACCGTGACCCCAATCCAACGCCTCGGATCCCTTCTCTTCGCCAGCCTGACCATGCTGGCCGGCTGCGGTGTCGACGCCGACCACAGCGCACCGGCACCGGTCGCTCGCATCGAGCGGGCGCAGACGCCTTCCCTATCGCCGACACACCGACTCGATCTGCGCGGACTGCCCCGGGAAGCGGGCGAAGTCATCGCCCTGATCGAACGCGGTGGCCCCTTCCCCCACCCACAGGACGGCAGCGTGTTCCAGAATCGCGAACGGCGCCTGCCGCCCCGACCCCGCGGCGACTACCGCGAATACACGGTGCCCACCCCCGGAGAGCACAGTCGCGGCGCACGCCGCATCGTCACCGGCGGCCACCCCCCCGACGTGTTCTACTACACCCCCGACCACTATCGCAGTTTCATCCGCATTCCGGAGCGTCCATGAACGCCGACACCGATCGCTTCATCGCCGCGGTGCTGGCCGGCGACAACGCCGTCACATCGGCCCCTGCAGCCGTCTGGCCGGCCCGCCATACGCATCCGGATTCGCTGGCGCCACATCGGGTCGACGTGCCCCTTGGCGAAGCGGCATCCAAACCCGCCATCCTCGACGCCTTCGCGCAGGCCTTCGGCATGCCCCGCTGGTTCGGCCACAACTGGGACGCACTCGAGGAATGCCTCCACGACCTGTCCTGGCGCCCCGACGGCGCCATGCTGGTCCTGGTCTCCGGGACGGCCGCCTCACGCCAGGATGCGGAGATCCTGATGGATATCCTCCGGTCCACCTGCCACCACTGGCAGCGCGCCGGACGGCCGTTTCATGTCCTCGTCGACCCGCGCCTGCTGGCCGGGGAACCCTGACATGTCCCCCGACAAGCGCCCCGTCTCGGTACTCGTGGTCGTCCATACCCGAACCGGCCACACCCTGCTGCTGCGCCGCCAGCCGCCCACCCGCTTCTGGCAGTCGATCACCGGCAGTCTCGAACCCGGGGAGACGCCACACGAGGCGGCGGTGCGAGAGCTGGCCGAAGAAACCGGCCTGATCGCCGCCTCCGCCGATCTGCATGACTGGCAGTTGCAGAACCGTTTTCCGATCCCCCCCAAATGGGCCGCCCGCTACGCCCCCGGCGTCCGTTTCAACACCGAGCACGCCTTCAGCCTGCAGCTGCCTGCGCCCTGCGACGTGCGCCTCGCCCCGGGCGAGCACGACGCCGCCGAGTGGCTGCCGCTGCACAAGGCGATCGACCGGGCCTGGTCGTGGACCAATCGCGACCTGATGCGCCTGATCCTGGCTCAGCCAGCCGATCCGATACGCTGACAGGACCGCAATCGCGCGCTCTTGAAATTCCGCCGGCCGACACTACATCCGTATCAGGCAACTCTGATACGCCAGTGAAGGAGGATCTCATGAGCAACATCATTCGCCGCGATCCCTTCGAGGATCTGTTCCGTGGTTTCTTCGTTCGTCCGGTCGAGTTCGGCGGCAACGCCGAAGCGCCGCAGATGCGGGTGGACGTGAAGGAGAACCCCGACAGCTATACCGTGCATGCCGAACTGCCCGGTGTCGCCAAGGATGACATCCATGTGCACATCGACGGCCCCGTGCTCTCCATCAGCGCCGAGCGCAAGGAAAGCAAGGAGCAGAAGGACGGCGAACGCGTCCTGCGCACCGAGCGCTATTACGGCAAGGTGTCGCGCAGCTTCCAGCTGGGCCAGGACATCGACGAGTCGCGCTCCAGCGCCAAGTTCACCGACGGGGTGCTCGAGTTGCAACTGCCCAAGAAGGTCGAGGTGCAGGCGAAACGGCTGACGATCGAGTAAGCTCGTTCCCAGCCGAACGAAGGGCGACGCCTCGAGGCGTCGCCTTTTTCTTTACCCTCTCGACGCCGGAGCCGTGCACCGATGCCGTTTCGCCGCCTGCTGCTCGCCTGCGCCTTGATCGCGGCGCCCGCCTGTGCGGACACGCTGCGCGTCGGCCCGAACGGCCCGATCAAGCACATCCGGGACGCCGCACGCATCGCCCGCGACGGCGACATCATCGACATCGCGCCCGGCATCTACCGGGGCGATGTGGCGGTGTGGACGCAACGCCATCTGCGCATTCGCGGTCTCGGCCCCGGTGTGGTGCTCGAGGCGGCGGGCCGGTCGGCCGAAGGCAAGGCGATCTGGGTCGTCCGCGGCGGCACGATCGTCATTGAAAACATCGAATTTCGCGGCGCGCGCGTCCCCGACGGCAACGGTGCCGGCATCCGCTTCGAACGCGGCGACCTGCGCATTCGCCGCTGCCGCTTCCTGGACAACGAAAACGGCATCCTGACCGGCAACACCCCCACCGCCCGCCTGCGCGTGGAAGACAGCGTGTTCGGCCAGGCGCCCCATCACCCGGGCAGCCTGCACCATCTGCTCTACGTCGGCCAGATCGGCCGCTTCGAGCTGTCCGGCAGCCACCTGAGCAACGGTTTCAACGCCCATCTGGTCAAGAGCCGGGCACGCGAGAGCCTCATCACCGACAACCTGATCGACGACGGCCCGACCGGGCGCGCCAGCTACGAACTGGAATTTCCCAACAGCGGCCGCGCCACGGTGACCGGCAACATCATCGGCCAGTCGGCACACACGACAAATCGCATCCTCCTGCGCTACGGGGCCGAAGGCGCCATCTGGCCGGTCAACCGGCTCACCGTGGTCCACAACACCCTGATCAGCCGCAACGGCCTGGGGCCGGCCGTGCATGTAGACGCGCCGCCCGACGCACGCCCCCAGGTCCGCATCGAGGCCAACCTGTTCGTCGGCTCGCAGCGTCTCGAGCTCGGCCCGGATGCCATCGTCCGTGACAACGCCTTCGTTCCACAAAATGCGTTCGATGATGGGCGCCCTGCCGCGACCGCCTACTGGCTCGACGCCCCCGTGCTCGAGCCCGCGGCGGACTCCCTGCGCCCGGAGCACCAGCTCACGCCGCCGATCGGCACCCATCCCCTGCCGCCGGGCACGCCCCACCGGGCCGGCGCGCTCCAGCACCCACCGCCCTGGCCGTGAACGCGCCCGACTTTGCGTGACCGGCCTGGCCGGATAAAATTGCCACTTCATTCATCGAGCCGATGTCATGAGCACCGAAACCGTCACCCCCGCCCGCAAGGCCGAAATCCTCGCCGAAGCCCTGCCCTACATCAAGCGCTTCTTCGACAAGACCATCGTCATCAAATATGGCGGCAACGCCATGACCGACCCCAAGCTCAAGGACTGCTTCGCCCGCGACGTGGTGCTGCTCAAGCTCGTCGGCATGAACCCGGTCGTCGTGCATGGCGGCGGCCCGCAGATCGAGAACCTGCTGCAGCGCGTCGGCAAGAAAGGGGAATTCATCCAGGGCATGCGGGTCACCGACGCCGAGACCATGGAAGTGGTCGAGATGGTGCTGGGCGGCCAGGTGAACAAGGAAATCGTCAATCTCATCAACCAGCACGGCGGCAAGGCCGTCGGCCTCACCGGCAAGGACGCCCGCTTCATTCGCGCCAAGAAGCTGCTCATGCAGAAGAAGGACGCGCCGCCGGGAGACGTGGTCGATGTGGGCCAGGTCGGTGAGATCACCCAGGTGGACCCGAGCCTGATCGCGTTTCTCGACCAGGGGGACTTCATCCCCGTCATCGCCCCCATCGGGGTCGGCGAGGATGGCGAGACCTACAACATCAACGCCGACGTGGTCGCCGGCAAGCTGGCCGAAATCCTCCGGGCGGAAAAGCTCGTCCTGCTCACCAACACCCCGGGGGTGCTGGACCAGCAAGGCAAGCTGCTGACGGGACTCACCCCGAAAGACATCGACGATCTGGTCGCCGACGGGACACTGTCGGGCGGCATGCTACCGAAGATCGGCTCCGCCCTGGACGCGGCGCGCAGCGGCGTGAACTCGGTCCACATCATCGACGGGCGTGTGGAACACTGCCTGCTGCTCGAGATCCTCACCGACCATGGGGTCGGTACGATGATCAAGAGCCGGTGATCACTCTTTCTTCGATTCCTGCGCCGTGGCGGTAGTGGCGTCCCGCCAGACGCCCGCGCGCTCGAGGCGGTTTCGCAGGCCGGGTAGCGGAAACCCTTCCGCATACGCCTTGTGCGCGTTTTCCAGCGCTTTCTCGTTGTCTCCGACCTCGAGGTAGGCCAGGCCCAGATTGTAATAAAGGTTCGCGTTGGCACTGCCGAGCTTCTCTGCCTCTTCAAAGCGCTGTATGGCCAATTTAGCATTTCGATGCTTTAGGTAGTACAAGCCAGCGATCAGCTTCACCATGGAATCGTCCGGCGCAAAAACCTCTGCCCTAAGGACAAAGCATTTGATTGAGTAGGGCAAATGACTCGGCTTTTCTGTTCCAGTCTGTTCGCCCAATCGAATCAACGTCATTAACGCTCGAGGATGATTGGGAAATGCCTTGAGCGTATACGCCAGCTGCCCCCCCGGGTTTTTCTCATTTGGAGAAAGACTTTCCACATCCGGCCCAAAGTGATACTGCTCGACGATCGGCAATTTCGCTTTATCAATACGATAATCAAACGGACCATAGTGATTTGTCAGCTCGCCACAGTAGGCGGGAAGGCCGTTCGCAGCTTGCGCACTGATGACGTGCGACACTCCCGCCGCAGCCATACAGCCGGTGAACAACCAGTGAGCTAAACCACGGATAGGGTTCGTTCTTATCGCATATGCCATCAACTCAACCCACCTTGGACTGAACGAAATCGACCAGCGTCCCCACGGACGCGAACGTGGCGCCGTCAATTTCATCGTCATCGACATACACCCCGAGACGCTCTTCCATGAGATTGATGACCGCAACAACGGCCATCGAGTCGAGTTCCGGCAAGGCGCCCAGCAGCGGGGTGTCCAGGGAAAAGGTCTGTGCCCGACCATTGAGGCCGAGCGCCTCATCCAGGATTTCCAGTACTTCGTTCTTGATATCCAACTCGAATCTCCATCCATCCAGCCATCGGCCGTTCATGCTCGCGATGCCGCAACGATGTCGCGGACGGGGGCATCCTATTTCAATTGGGATGCCTCGGCAAACAAATCCACCACGGAATCGGCCAACTGTCGCCGATCCACCTTGCCATTGGGATTTCGCGGCAGTGGCCGATCGAAACAGATCACCTTCGCCGGCACCATGAACGCCGGTAGTTGCTGGCGGCAAGCCAGAAGCAGGCGTGATTCCAGATCGTCTTCCCCTGGCTCGACCATGACGATGAGCACCACCGCCTGCCCGAGTGTCGGATGCGGCGCACCCACGGCCACCACCTCCCGAATGCCCTCAAAGCCGTATAGCACCTCCTCCACTTCCGTCGGGCTCACCCGATAGCCCGAGGTCTTGATCATCTCGTCCTGGCGGCCGATGAAGTAAAGGAAGCCGTCGGCGTCGCGGCGCACCGTATCCCCCGAGAAAACCGCCAGCTCGGGCGTCGGAATGCCGTGAGGACGGCCAGGTGCCGGTTTGAAT
The nucleotide sequence above comes from Nitrogeniibacter mangrovi. Encoded proteins:
- a CDS encoding FmdB family zinc ribbon protein, producing MPIYAYRCADCGFEKEHLQKMSDAPLTDCPSCGKPTYAKQLTAAGFQLKGSGWYATDFKGGTSTAAASKPAAESDSGGACGGNCACH
- a CDS encoding DUF502 domain-containing protein, with the protein product MKKYFITGLLIWIPLVITFMVLAWIVGTLDRILLWIPEAWQPRAVLGVNIPGAGVAITLLIVLVTGLIGANVLGQRIVQLWEAILARIPVVKSIYYGVKQVSDTLFSSSSQAFRKALLVQYPRQGSWTIAFLTGRPGGDAARHLPGDFVSIYVPTTPNPTSGFFLMVPRADVIELDMSVDEALKYIISMGVVAPGKRTSVAPVAMPAPAE
- the aspS gene encoding aspartate--tRNA ligase, producing the protein MRTHYCGHVTAADLDQMVTLCGWVHRRRDHGGVIFVDLRDREGLVQVVCDPDRPEMFATAESVRNEFVLKITGKVRRRPAGTENTSLTSGEIEVLCHQIEVLNPSVTPPFQLDDENLSETTRLSHRVIDLRRPHMQRNLMLRYKVSMAFRRFLDANGFVDVETPMLTKSTPEGARDYLVPSRVHPGQFFALPQSPQLFKQLLMVAGFDRYYQITKCFRDEDLRADRQPEFTQVDIETSFMGEDAIMQLMESLIRTVFAEALEVQLPDPFPRMPYAEAMARFGSDKPDLRVTLEFTELTDVMRDVAFKVFSGPATSGGRVAGLLIPGGGELSRGEIDEYTKFVGIYGAKGLAWIKFNDVAKGRDGMQSPIVKNLSDEALAAIVERSGAKDGDLMFFGADSAKVVNDALGALRVKIGHEKGHMNGADWMPVWVTDFPMFEYDEDDKRWTACHHPFTSPKDEHVDLLESDPGKCLAKAYDIALNGWEIGGGSVRIHRADVQEKVFRALNIDAEEAQLKFGFLLDALKYGAPPHGGLAFGLDRVVTLMTGADSIRDVIAFPKTQRAQCLLTDAPGEVDDNQLRDLHIRLRKKVETAVEVEKD
- a CDS encoding response regulator, whose product is MADLSSISALLIEAHPNMRTQLRNMLAEVGIQKIQMAVSAGAAVRKLREMSFDLILCEYHIGDGQDGQHLLEDLRHNHIIPLRTLFIMVTGERQYEKVVSAAELAPNDYLLKPFAADALFTRISRAVVKRAAFLPIYKLIEADDTPAAIAACIEAEATHPQYQIDFMRLRAELHVAAGEADEAEALYTQVLELRAVPWARLGLAKALYMKQRFAQAEELLTELVEENEHFIDAYDWLARTREAAGELEQARDVLLQARAVSPHRLSRLRRLGGIALDMGDATTAESVLAEVVRKGKYSDFRDPEDHVWLVQAQIGTGNLEAAAATLRDLDKSMGSTEGGRMCTALSSAMLHTQVGDADKARAAIEVALGESRRLGKVSLGLKQELARACFDNGLEDAGKDVVLDIMRTAENPRAVDKTQQMLKSRGHAELAQSLQKQVHDEVRSLVATGAEKAKAGDFDGAVEEMLNAVNKMPNNTHVLFNAALALLRHIENCGWNEKFSAQARSLIERVRRLDPANARLPALIDLHRKLQVKFGIGGVHV
- a CDS encoding ribonuclease domain-containing protein, producing MTPIQRLGSLLFASLTMLAGCGVDADHSAPAPVARIERAQTPSLSPTHRLDLRGLPREAGEVIALIERGGPFPHPQDGSVFQNRERRLPPRPRGDYREYTVPTPGEHSRGARRIVTGGHPPDVFYYTPDHYRSFIRIPERP
- a CDS encoding barstar family protein; protein product: MNADTDRFIAAVLAGDNAVTSAPAAVWPARHTHPDSLAPHRVDVPLGEAASKPAILDAFAQAFGMPRWFGHNWDALEECLHDLSWRPDGAMLVLVSGTAASRQDAEILMDILRSTCHHWQRAGRPFHVLVDPRLLAGEP
- the nudB gene encoding dihydroneopterin triphosphate diphosphatase; amino-acid sequence: MSPDKRPVSVLVVVHTRTGHTLLLRRQPPTRFWQSITGSLEPGETPHEAAVRELAEETGLIAASADLHDWQLQNRFPIPPKWAARYAPGVRFNTEHAFSLQLPAPCDVRLAPGEHDAAEWLPLHKAIDRAWSWTNRDLMRLILAQPADPIR
- a CDS encoding Hsp20/alpha crystallin family protein; amino-acid sequence: MSNIIRRDPFEDLFRGFFVRPVEFGGNAEAPQMRVDVKENPDSYTVHAELPGVAKDDIHVHIDGPVLSISAERKESKEQKDGERVLRTERYYGKVSRSFQLGQDIDESRSSAKFTDGVLELQLPKKVEVQAKRLTIE
- a CDS encoding right-handed parallel beta-helix repeat-containing protein, with amino-acid sequence MPFRRLLLACALIAAPACADTLRVGPNGPIKHIRDAARIARDGDIIDIAPGIYRGDVAVWTQRHLRIRGLGPGVVLEAAGRSAEGKAIWVVRGGTIVIENIEFRGARVPDGNGAGIRFERGDLRIRRCRFLDNENGILTGNTPTARLRVEDSVFGQAPHHPGSLHHLLYVGQIGRFELSGSHLSNGFNAHLVKSRARESLITDNLIDDGPTGRASYELEFPNSGRATVTGNIIGQSAHTTNRILLRYGAEGAIWPVNRLTVVHNTLISRNGLGPAVHVDAPPDARPQVRIEANLFVGSQRLELGPDAIVRDNAFVPQNAFDDGRPAATAYWLDAPVLEPAADSLRPEHQLTPPIGTHPLPPGTPHRAGALQHPPPWP
- the argB gene encoding acetylglutamate kinase; translation: MSTETVTPARKAEILAEALPYIKRFFDKTIVIKYGGNAMTDPKLKDCFARDVVLLKLVGMNPVVVHGGGPQIENLLQRVGKKGEFIQGMRVTDAETMEVVEMVLGGQVNKEIVNLINQHGGKAVGLTGKDARFIRAKKLLMQKKDAPPGDVVDVGQVGEITQVDPSLIAFLDQGDFIPVIAPIGVGEDGETYNINADVVAGKLAEILRAEKLVLLTNTPGVLDQQGKLLTGLTPKDIDDLVADGTLSGGMLPKIGSALDAARSGVNSVHIIDGRVEHCLLLEILTDHGVGTMIKSR
- a CDS encoding tetratricopeptide repeat protein, producing MAYAIRTNPIRGLAHWLFTGCMAAAGVSHVISAQAANGLPAYCGELTNHYGPFDYRIDKAKLPIVEQYHFGPDVESLSPNEKNPGGQLAYTLKAFPNHPRALMTLIRLGEQTGTEKPSHLPYSIKCFVLRAEVFAPDDSMVKLIAGLYYLKHRNAKLAIQRFEEAEKLGSANANLYYNLGLAYLEVGDNEKALENAHKAYAEGFPLPGLRNRLERAGVWRDATTATAQESKKE
- a CDS encoding acyl carrier protein, encoding MDIKNEVLEILDEALGLNGRAQTFSLDTPLLGALPELDSMAVVAVINLMEERLGVYVDDDEIDGATFASVGTLVDFVQSKVG